From Anaerohalosphaera lusitana, one genomic window encodes:
- a CDS encoding DNA N-6-adenine-methyltransferase, with the protein MKSSGFSHDFKKNKTNEWYTPTYVFDSLGIKFDMDVASPGKDIVPWIPAKKHLTIRDDGLHSQWQGTVWCNPPYGRETSNWLEKMYEHNDGIALVFARIDTSWFYDYCRPANALLFLKGRVKFIRHDQASAYVQDGKVKNNGSGAGSMLVAYGERCERALFGASSRLGPVFRYVS; encoded by the coding sequence ATGAAAAGTAGTGGTTTTTCGCATGATTTTAAGAAGAATAAGACAAATGAATGGTACACGCCTACATATGTCTTTGACAGTTTAGGAATTAAATTTGACATGGATGTAGCCAGTCCAGGCAAAGATATTGTCCCCTGGATTCCTGCAAAGAAGCACCTGACTATTAGGGATGATGGACTACATTCGCAGTGGCAGGGAACAGTTTGGTGCAACCCTCCTTACGGCCGAGAAACTTCGAACTGGCTGGAAAAGATGTATGAGCACAACGACGGGATTGCACTTGTCTTCGCAAGGATAGATACGTCTTGGTTCTATGATTATTGCAGGCCGGCCAATGCACTGCTATTCCTGAAGGGTCGAGTCAAGTTCATCAGGCATGACCAGGCGAGTGCTTATGTTCAGGATGGAAAGGTTAAAAATAATGGCAGTGGAGCAGGATCTATGCTTGTAGCATACGGGGAAAGGTGTGAAAGAGCTCTTTTTGGAGCAAGTTCACGGTTAGGACCTGTGTTTAGGTACGTCTCCTGA
- a CDS encoding DUF3427 domain-containing protein codes for MQSGIYEQIVNLVLERRIRNYPERHLLESIEVADSHDYLAQYIYRILSQGLAQISPEPGLTSDRERRESRLQRQIAVCNEIITSLEQAGVEGVHDLRVSQASKRLLAILEEAALVVEPPARPDTPLALGALLTGTRQDPSLVSQLKKEIASAERVDILCSFIKWSGIRILEPALRFFTAKEGVCLRIVTTSYMGATDLKAIEFLTELPNTEIKVSYDTHRTRLHAKAYLIHRETGFSSAYIGSANISQAALTDGLEWTVKLSQYEQPFQWEKVSATFESYWNDDEFQTYNTEGDRERLRSALIAERGACDNAQFVLPSFDLKPYAFQQEILDKINAERQLQQRKKHLVVAATGTGKTMIAAFDFKLWRQQMRDCGDLQPPKFLFVAHREEILRQSLYSFRAVLKDQNFGDLMVAGNRPSQIEQLFVSIQTYNSQKLSELVSSEHYDYVVVDEFHRAAAPSYEDLLSHVNPLSLLGLTATPERLDGRDIRSYFDNHITAEIRLPDAINRKLLCPFQYFGISDSVDYSSLRWSRGGYVQSDLESILTGNDVRANLVIEKLAETVLDISKVRGLCFCVSQAHAEYMARKFNQSNIPADFLTANSSREHRLSVQQRLCEREINFIFVVDLYNEGVDIPEVDTVIFLRPTESLTVFLQQLGRGLRLADDKDCLTVLDFVGQAHKKYRFDIRYRALLTDGNKKVKDELENDFPHLPAGCNIQFEKQAYQYVLENVKSEIVQSKPRIIQNIASFDSDTGKELNLPNFLEYHGMQLDDIYRRASWARLCVDAGVKEDFYNPNEARLTKGLRRLQHIDDVNQIDFLLSILQSQRSELSSLTRLEQKRLAMLMFTLWSKADIAPTLAENWDNLSENSVLRKELIDLLSYRREHISSSVSAQSFGFECPLDVHARYTRDEIFAGLGYWTLEHQSAMREGVLYLPEIKTDVFFITLNKSEQHYSPTTMYEDYAISSDLFHWQSQSTTSSESPTGQRYINHRSTGNKILLFVRESRQNCNRFAEPYYFLGQADYVSHTGSRPMNVVWKLKTPMPARLMRWTRSLVN; via the coding sequence ATGCAGTCGGGTATTTATGAGCAGATTGTCAATTTAGTTTTAGAACGACGAATACGAAATTACCCCGAACGCCATCTTCTCGAATCCATAGAAGTAGCAGACAGCCACGATTATCTGGCCCAGTACATCTATCGTATTCTATCGCAAGGGTTGGCTCAGATAAGTCCTGAACCAGGTCTGACAAGTGATAGAGAAAGAAGGGAAAGCCGACTTCAACGGCAGATTGCCGTCTGTAACGAAATAATCACGTCACTTGAGCAGGCGGGTGTTGAGGGTGTTCATGATTTAAGAGTGTCGCAAGCATCTAAAAGGTTACTGGCTATTCTTGAGGAAGCTGCATTGGTTGTCGAACCTCCTGCCAGGCCTGACACACCGCTTGCCTTGGGAGCTTTGCTGACGGGCACTCGCCAGGACCCATCTCTTGTTTCGCAGCTCAAGAAAGAAATTGCTTCTGCTGAGCGAGTAGACATTCTCTGCTCATTTATAAAGTGGAGCGGAATACGTATACTTGAGCCAGCATTGAGATTTTTCACCGCTAAAGAAGGTGTCTGTCTCAGGATTGTCACGACCAGCTATATGGGTGCAACGGACCTGAAGGCGATAGAGTTTTTGACAGAATTGCCCAACACCGAGATTAAGGTAAGTTATGACACGCATAGGACTCGCTTGCATGCGAAGGCTTATCTGATACACCGCGAAACAGGTTTTTCGTCAGCATACATAGGTTCAGCAAACATATCGCAGGCCGCACTGACTGACGGATTGGAGTGGACGGTCAAGTTGAGTCAATACGAGCAACCTTTTCAGTGGGAAAAAGTGTCTGCAACCTTCGAGTCATATTGGAACGATGACGAATTTCAGACTTACAATACCGAGGGTGACCGAGAGCGACTTCGTAGTGCTTTGATAGCGGAAAGAGGGGCTTGTGATAACGCACAGTTTGTGTTGCCCAGTTTTGACCTTAAGCCATATGCATTTCAGCAGGAGATATTGGATAAAATAAACGCCGAAAGACAGTTGCAACAAAGGAAAAAACACCTCGTTGTTGCGGCTACCGGTACGGGCAAAACCATGATTGCCGCTTTTGATTTCAAATTATGGCGACAACAAATGCGAGATTGCGGCGATCTCCAACCACCAAAATTTCTTTTTGTCGCTCACAGAGAGGAAATCCTGCGTCAATCGCTTTACAGCTTCAGGGCTGTTTTAAAAGATCAAAACTTTGGTGATTTGATGGTTGCAGGAAATCGTCCATCTCAGATTGAACAGCTATTTGTATCGATCCAAACTTATAATTCTCAGAAACTCAGTGAATTGGTTTCTTCTGAACACTATGATTATGTCGTAGTTGACGAGTTCCATCGTGCTGCGGCACCGAGCTACGAGGATTTGCTTAGTCATGTCAATCCTTTGTCGCTACTCGGTCTGACTGCAACACCAGAACGCTTGGATGGCAGAGATATTAGATCGTATTTCGATAACCATATCACTGCTGAAATACGTCTGCCTGATGCAATAAACAGAAAGCTGCTCTGTCCTTTTCAGTACTTTGGCATCAGCGATTCAGTTGACTACTCAAGTCTGAGGTGGAGCAGAGGTGGCTATGTTCAGTCGGACCTGGAAAGCATATTGACTGGGAACGATGTACGAGCAAATCTAGTTATTGAAAAGTTGGCTGAAACTGTACTCGATATTAGTAAGGTTCGCGGACTGTGTTTCTGTGTCTCTCAAGCTCATGCTGAGTATATGGCTCGTAAATTTAATCAGTCAAATATCCCTGCAGATTTCCTGACGGCAAATTCAAGTAGAGAACACAGGTTGTCTGTACAGCAGCGTTTGTGCGAACGAGAAATAAACTTTATCTTTGTGGTAGACCTTTATAACGAAGGTGTAGATATTCCTGAAGTGGATACAGTTATTTTCTTGCGGCCAACAGAATCGCTAACAGTCTTTTTGCAGCAACTGGGAAGAGGCTTAAGGCTGGCGGATGACAAGGACTGTCTGACTGTGCTTGACTTTGTTGGGCAGGCTCATAAAAAATACCGCTTTGATATCAGATACCGAGCATTGCTGACAGATGGAAACAAGAAGGTTAAGGATGAGTTGGAAAACGATTTCCCTCATCTTCCAGCAGGATGCAATATCCAGTTTGAAAAACAGGCTTACCAGTACGTGCTGGAAAATGTGAAAAGTGAAATTGTACAGAGCAAACCGAGAATCATTCAAAACATCGCTTCATTTGATTCCGATACTGGTAAAGAACTAAACTTGCCGAATTTTCTGGAATACCATGGAATGCAATTGGACGATATCTATCGGCGTGCCAGCTGGGCCAGGTTATGTGTGGATGCAGGTGTTAAGGAAGACTTCTATAATCCGAATGAAGCGAGATTGACCAAGGGATTGCGTAGGTTGCAACACATCGATGATGTAAATCAGATAGATTTCTTGCTGAGCATCCTGCAATCACAGCGATCTGAATTGTCGAGTCTGACCAGACTTGAGCAGAAGCGGCTAGCAATGCTGATGTTCACGTTGTGGAGCAAAGCTGATATTGCACCAACGCTTGCTGAGAATTGGGACAATCTCAGTGAAAATTCTGTGTTGCGGAAAGAGCTCATTGACCTGCTCAGTTATCGCAGGGAGCATATCAGCAGTTCGGTATCCGCACAGAGCTTTGGCTTTGAATGTCCGCTTGACGTTCATGCTCGATACACACGTGATGAAATATTTGCAGGCCTGGGGTACTGGACTTTAGAGCATCAGTCAGCGATGAGAGAAGGTGTATTGTACTTGCCCGAAATCAAAACTGATGTTTTCTTTATTACCTTGAACAAGTCGGAACAACATTACTCGCCGACCACCATGTATGAGGACTATGCGATTAGCAGCGATCTGTTCCATTGGCAAAGTCAGTCCACTACTTCTTCAGAGTCACCGACCGGCCAACGATACATCAACCATCGGAGTACGGGCAACAAGATATTGCTGTTTGTCAGAGAGAGCAGACAAAATTGCAACCGCTTTGCAGAGCCGTATTATTTCCTCGGACAGGCTGACTATGTGAGTCATACAGGTTCAAGACCGATGAATGTAGTTTGGAAATTGAAAACTCCAATGCCTGCTCGTCTAATGCGGTGGACACGCAGTTTGGTGAACTAG
- a CDS encoding DUF6804 family protein — MEKYKTPEMFACLGAAVFLFIGVGRMPYDYYTFLRLVVCGCAGFLAYRGFAMKKEPAAWVLIAIAVVFNPFAPIHLSKEIWQVVDLITAVGFIAFVPYLGKEPDQESEGE, encoded by the coding sequence ATGGAGAAGTACAAAACGCCGGAGATGTTCGCATGTCTGGGTGCTGCAGTGTTCTTGTTTATAGGTGTGGGCAGGATGCCTTATGATTATTATACCTTCCTCAGGCTGGTTGTCTGCGGGTGTGCGGGTTTTCTGGCGTACAGGGGTTTTGCCATGAAGAAAGAACCGGCAGCCTGGGTCCTGATCGCCATAGCTGTCGTGTTCAATCCTTTCGCACCGATCCACCTGTCCAAGGAGATCTGGCAGGTGGTCGACCTGATCACAGCGGTAGGATTCATTGCCTTCGTGCCGTACCTGGGCAAAGAGCCGGACCAGGAGAGCGAAGGCGAGTAG
- a CDS encoding DNA methyltransferase has product MESRKKNTGKKRNVERNLVSRINTLHSECENTYRRAVETAIEIGQLLTQKKLELEHGEWGKWVESNLAFTCRTASNYMRLYENQNKPELQKCKGVFEALSYLKEETNKNRTKTRQATKEYRRAYADMDLDYDNPPAGQYENKVIAGHNCQVMQEMLNHGMMAKYSAVLGSPPYNVGMFYSSEYDDEKAFDTYMNAIAEPFKYYPDLLRQGGRVIYIVPTFLENKHRDISGDYNYDFPYELRKRVEKVAPSLRFFGHIIWDKGDKAKNPINKKYGSFCSPERPSMRVGHEQIMIWSNEQFTLSSPEGIKPDITEETFLELSWTIWNIAPLVYKNNPHPCSYSSKLAESLIQFLTFPSDWILEPYNGSGVGCKAAQLLGRKFTGVDLNKNYCVYAKALLDAEKYTVSKARMKTILKGHKSLWKHLK; this is encoded by the coding sequence ATGGAGTCTAGAAAGAAAAACACAGGGAAGAAAAGAAACGTGGAAAGGAATCTTGTCTCACGCATTAACACCTTGCATTCTGAATGCGAGAACACCTACAGGAGAGCGGTTGAGACTGCAATTGAGATTGGCCAGCTCCTGACTCAGAAGAAGTTGGAGCTGGAACACGGCGAGTGGGGCAAGTGGGTTGAATCTAATCTGGCCTTCACTTGTCGGACCGCCAGCAACTACATGCGTCTGTATGAAAATCAGAACAAGCCTGAGTTGCAAAAGTGCAAGGGGGTATTTGAAGCTTTGTCTTACCTCAAAGAGGAGACAAACAAAAATCGTACGAAGACGCGGCAAGCGACTAAAGAATACCGCAGGGCTTATGCTGACATGGATCTGGACTACGATAACCCTCCTGCAGGTCAGTATGAAAACAAAGTCATAGCTGGTCACAACTGTCAGGTGATGCAGGAGATGCTGAACCATGGAATGATGGCCAAGTACAGTGCAGTTCTGGGATCGCCCCCTTACAACGTCGGCATGTTCTACTCTTCAGAATATGACGACGAAAAGGCATTCGACACATATATGAATGCAATTGCTGAACCCTTCAAGTACTACCCTGATTTGTTGCGACAAGGCGGTAGAGTAATCTACATTGTACCCACATTCCTCGAAAACAAGCACCGTGATATAAGTGGTGACTACAACTATGATTTTCCTTATGAGCTCCGCAAGCGAGTAGAAAAGGTTGCTCCGTCTCTCAGGTTTTTTGGGCACATTATCTGGGACAAAGGTGATAAGGCCAAAAACCCCATCAATAAAAAGTATGGGAGTTTCTGCAGCCCCGAAAGGCCCTCAATGAGGGTTGGTCATGAACAGATCATGATTTGGAGTAATGAACAGTTTACTCTTTCCTCTCCCGAAGGTATTAAGCCTGATATCACCGAAGAAACATTCCTGGAGCTCTCTTGGACTATTTGGAATATCGCTCCCCTTGTATACAAAAATAATCCCCATCCGTGTAGCTACAGTTCTAAGCTGGCCGAATCGCTTATTCAGTTCCTGACATTTCCCTCAGACTGGATATTGGAGCCCTATAACGGGAGCGGGGTAGGCTGCAAAGCAGCCCAGCTCCTTGGAAGGAAGTTCACGGGCGTGGACCTCAACAAGAATTACTGTGTCTATGCGAAGGCCCTGTTGGATGCAGAGAAATATACAGTTTCCAAGGCCAGAATGAAAACAATCCTCAAGGGCCATAAGAGTCTCTGGAAGCATCTCAAATAA
- a CDS encoding PEP-CTERM sorting domain-containing protein (PEP-CTERM proteins occur, often in large numbers, in the proteomes of bacteria that also encode an exosortase, a predicted intramembrane cysteine proteinase. The presence of a PEP-CTERM domain at a protein's C-terminus predicts cleavage within the sorting domain, followed by covalent anchoring to some some component of the (usually Gram-negative) cell surface. Many PEP-CTERM proteins exhibit an unusual sequence composition that includes large numbers of potential glycosylation sites. Expression of one such protein has been shown restore the ability of a bacterium to form floc, a type of biofilm.) produces MKSKAAVILFCVFAVLIADNAVGGVWTELKWDEPLYSAGTFNPTAIYGDTIVGTYIPKDGHGSQGFVYDGNEFKKLSKPGAYSTKPYGVYDNLIVGAYNDSGSSYNYQGFVYDGESFTTLNNPHTTTTLLKAIDGDRMLASDTSTVTNDYMFDNFSWEEFEIDGAAPYTVKALDLDGDTIVGRYKDENGTNHYYVRTGDTLEILEKPGASSIHGAAVDNGLIVGTFSDDSGSHGFIYDGTSWITVDKPGAYNTSFSAIHGDTIVGRYSELNGYQYDQGVFIYTIPEPATLALLTTGLLLMRRNRAIN; encoded by the coding sequence ATGAAGTCAAAGGCAGCGGTAATATTATTTTGTGTGTTTGCAGTCTTGATTGCAGATAATGCAGTCGGCGGTGTATGGACCGAGTTGAAATGGGACGAACCACTGTATTCAGCCGGGACGTTCAACCCAACGGCCATTTACGGTGACACAATAGTAGGTACATACATACCGAAGGACGGCCATGGCTCTCAGGGGTTCGTATATGATGGCAACGAATTCAAAAAACTCTCAAAGCCCGGTGCATACTCGACCAAGCCTTATGGAGTCTACGATAATCTGATCGTAGGTGCATACAATGACAGCGGTTCTTCCTACAATTATCAGGGTTTTGTGTACGACGGCGAATCTTTCACGACCTTGAACAACCCGCACACGACCACCACTTTACTCAAGGCGATTGACGGTGACCGGATGCTCGCCAGTGACACCAGTACCGTCACCAACGACTACATGTTTGATAACTTCAGCTGGGAAGAATTCGAGATAGATGGTGCAGCACCATATACGGTTAAGGCACTTGACTTAGATGGTGACACCATTGTAGGGCGATACAAAGATGAGAATGGGACAAACCATTATTATGTGCGTACAGGGGATACCCTGGAAATCCTGGAAAAGCCGGGAGCAAGCTCGATACATGGAGCTGCAGTCGACAACGGACTTATTGTGGGCACCTTTTCCGATGATTCAGGCAGTCATGGTTTCATATACGACGGAACCTCCTGGATTACGGTTGACAAGCCCGGTGCGTACAATACATCTTTTTCCGCAATTCATGGAGATACAATTGTAGGTAGGTATAGTGAACTCAACGGCTACCAATATGACCAAGGAGTCTTCATTTACACGATACCCGAACCAGCTACGCTGGCTCTATTGACTACAGGCTTGCTCTTAATGCGGAGAAATCGAGCTATAAACTAA
- a CDS encoding tetratricopeptide repeat protein, whose amino-acid sequence MNEKAFLITVGFICPAFLVLLGIVVIDMGSPKSSPDEPEKPTFSDILDRLDSRESTAQVAEESEQDDEALEDLARKNLYFEALALEEAVGRLQNAAEKGLSSAQRELALLYYSNQLWAKSLYWASRLADKGEPGIYELYHRFFSDGKEATEWLIKEAEKGNKNAQCWLGKLYDLGKGVSQDTDEAVELYRKAGEKGSACAQFSLGVMYHRKLKDYRTAAKWYTMAAEQGNTSAQVNLGSLFESGKGVIKNNKKALELYRIAAEQGNEGAQFNLGLMYLDGKGVTQDHKEAVKWFTKAAEQGDAIAQCYLGFFYQKGIGLNENHRAAVKWFKMAAEQDNGEAQYNLGLIYCFGRGVLEDKVEAYKWLRLAGINGEKVAKLKNALRQNMTSKQISQARYKARQWIERKEKEQREAAAQE is encoded by the coding sequence ATGAATGAAAAAGCATTCTTGATCACTGTAGGGTTTATTTGCCCAGCCTTTTTAGTCCTGTTAGGTATTGTTGTTATTGACATGGGAAGCCCTAAATCATCACCCGATGAGCCCGAAAAACCAACTTTCAGTGATATTTTAGATCGGCTAGACTCTCGTGAAAGTACTGCACAAGTCGCGGAAGAGAGCGAACAGGACGACGAAGCACTGGAAGATTTGGCGAGGAAAAATTTGTATTTTGAAGCACTAGCGTTGGAGGAGGCCGTGGGTCGCCTTCAAAACGCGGCCGAAAAGGGACTTAGTTCCGCTCAGCGTGAGTTGGCCCTTCTATATTATAGCAACCAGCTCTGGGCCAAATCACTCTACTGGGCAAGTAGGTTAGCCGACAAGGGGGAGCCGGGGATTTATGAATTGTATCACCGTTTCTTTTCAGATGGAAAAGAGGCAACGGAATGGCTCATAAAAGAAGCGGAAAAAGGAAACAAGAACGCTCAGTGTTGGCTGGGCAAACTTTATGATCTGGGCAAAGGTGTCTCACAAGACACAGACGAGGCGGTAGAATTATATCGTAAGGCTGGTGAGAAAGGTAGTGCCTGTGCTCAGTTCAGCCTGGGCGTAATGTACCACAGAAAGTTAAAAGATTACAGAACAGCTGCAAAATGGTATACAATGGCCGCCGAGCAGGGAAATACAAGTGCTCAGGTTAATCTAGGCTCGCTGTTTGAAAGTGGTAAGGGGGTAATTAAGAACAATAAAAAAGCACTTGAATTGTATAGGATAGCAGCCGAGCAGGGAAATGAGGGAGCACAGTTTAATCTGGGACTGATGTATTTAGATGGTAAGGGCGTTACCCAAGACCATAAGGAGGCTGTGAAATGGTTCACTAAGGCCGCTGAACAGGGTGATGCAATTGCTCAGTGCTATTTAGGTTTTTTCTACCAGAAGGGTATTGGTCTCAACGAGAACCATAGAGCGGCAGTAAAATGGTTCAAAATGGCCGCTGAACAGGATAATGGAGAAGCTCAGTACAATTTGGGCTTAATATACTGTTTTGGTCGTGGCGTTTTGGAAGACAAAGTGGAGGCCTATAAATGGCTGCGATTGGCCGGCATAAATGGTGAAAAGGTCGCAAAATTGAAAAATGCTCTTAGGCAGAATATGACGTCAAAGCAGATTAGCCAAGCACGATATAAAGCGAGGCAGTGGATTGAGCGGAAGGAGAAGGAACAGCGTGAGGCGGCTGCTCAGGAGTAG
- a CDS encoding DUF3102 domain-containing protein, giving the protein MTTINKSECDKMLKQVPLDVRDNLEQQFHSNELSSEVDVAETINALHRSICDMLSITVSKAIEIGGLLTEQKKEVGHGNWSTWIETNLEFKQRAASNYMRIYEHRDEIKIAQCANLQECYRVIVGEDNHNDIDDDHEIPDDQNVNQCCKGKEEKIKRPKLVGKSVAKPNFHSYTANDIINNDSLAVGDAVILREKDVPEFHLYIKESAESVRRYTYERTGYETVSASGLKFDYIVYCKLLRESCDDAVALREKIKEQEMAELERKFDFAELWREDPLECEGEFDEK; this is encoded by the coding sequence ATGACTACAATAAATAAAAGTGAATGTGATAAAATGTTAAAACAAGTCCCGCTTGATGTGAGGGACAATCTTGAACAACAATTCCATTCGAATGAGCTTAGTAGCGAGGTGGATGTTGCCGAAACAATTAACGCTTTACATCGGTCTATATGTGACATGCTGAGTATTACCGTCTCGAAAGCAATTGAAATTGGAGGGCTGCTGACTGAGCAGAAAAAGGAAGTCGGTCACGGTAACTGGAGCACTTGGATTGAAACGAATTTGGAGTTTAAACAGCGGGCGGCTAGCAATTACATGCGAATTTATGAGCACAGGGATGAAATCAAAATCGCACAGTGTGCGAATTTGCAAGAGTGCTATAGAGTAATTGTAGGTGAAGACAATCACAATGACATTGACGATGACCATGAAATTCCTGACGATCAAAATGTAAATCAATGCTGCAAGGGTAAAGAAGAAAAAATTAAGCGGCCTAAACTTGTAGGGAAGAGTGTTGCAAAACCCAACTTCCATTCCTACACAGCTAACGACATTATCAACAATGACAGCCTTGCTGTTGGAGATGCTGTCATTCTAAGAGAAAAAGATGTCCCAGAGTTTCATCTTTATATCAAAGAATCTGCTGAGTCCGTCCGTAGGTATACCTATGAGAGAACTGGCTATGAGACGGTTAGTGCGAGCGGTCTGAAATTCGACTATATAGTCTACTGTAAACTGCTGAGAGAATCTTGTGATGATGCAGTCGCATTGAGAGAGAAGATCAAGGAACAGGAAATGGCGGAACTCGAAAGAAAGTTTGACTTTGCTGAACTGTGGCGAGAGGACCCCTTAGAATGTGAAGGAGAGTTCGATGAAAAGTAG
- a CDS encoding tyrosine-type recombinase/integrase — protein MRKKRKRGRPPKYVSDERGRPLVGLSCDDNGFYNTHYRTEGVPRLHFGAPDDYINALRRFRRWRDEREKKTTSIVFDQDDDKESVLNQVHQRILNNKDGWGEWRASIDCEEYIDPPVDLKINEEIGWDIARSLISNNPPSIVAEKLGIPEFAELHKLTPLPKPLTLHEIGEIYLKRTKKPLRQQEYDDSKRWWEQFCKLAKSKTVRDVCLSDIKRYQDALYELFNKHEYSPTWIKHRFDKIKTILRYALKSDAVEYTKDIEDVLVLCKKFVYPERASVDPKPIHREDFQKIFALANAKEKAILLLAANAALYPQDVCDLKKAYINLQKKTLVMDRGKTGVPRVACLWDRTVRAIERAQAEAPHDSEFLFITFLGKPYCAHGIGSIWRKLRKKAEVDHAVKFEHIRDACQTAGVDANCTLDEVRFLLGHRVAGVTDHYLKRRPNLTQKACEEIEKYFFA, from the coding sequence ATGCGGAAAAAACGAAAGCGAGGGAGGCCTCCGAAATACGTCTCCGATGAACGGGGGCGACCTCTTGTTGGGCTTAGTTGTGATGACAATGGGTTTTACAATACCCATTATCGCACTGAGGGCGTTCCACGACTCCATTTTGGTGCTCCAGACGACTACATCAATGCCTTGCGACGGTTCAGGCGTTGGAGAGACGAGCGAGAGAAGAAAACCACCTCCATTGTGTTTGATCAGGATGATGACAAGGAAAGTGTTCTGAACCAAGTCCATCAGCGAATCTTGAATAACAAGGATGGATGGGGGGAATGGAGAGCCTCCATTGACTGTGAAGAGTATATAGACCCGCCGGTTGACTTGAAAATCAACGAGGAAATTGGTTGGGATATAGCCAGGAGTTTGATTTCAAATAACCCTCCTTCTATTGTCGCCGAAAAACTAGGCATACCTGAATTTGCAGAACTGCACAAGCTAACTCCATTACCAAAGCCTTTAACTCTTCACGAAATCGGCGAGATTTACTTAAAGCGAACCAAGAAGCCACTGAGACAGCAAGAATACGATGATTCGAAGAGATGGTGGGAGCAGTTTTGCAAGCTTGCCAAGAGCAAGACTGTTCGTGACGTTTGCCTTAGTGACATCAAACGCTATCAGGATGCTTTATATGAACTTTTTAACAAGCATGAATATAGCCCCACTTGGATTAAGCATCGATTCGACAAGATAAAAACCATATTAAGGTATGCTCTCAAATCTGATGCTGTCGAATATACTAAGGACATTGAAGATGTTTTGGTGCTTTGCAAGAAGTTCGTCTATCCTGAGCGGGCAAGTGTTGATCCGAAACCTATCCACAGGGAAGACTTTCAAAAGATATTCGCCTTGGCGAACGCAAAAGAGAAAGCCATCCTTTTGTTGGCAGCTAATGCTGCGCTTTACCCACAGGATGTTTGTGACCTGAAGAAGGCGTATATCAATTTGCAGAAGAAGACCCTTGTAATGGACAGGGGTAAAACAGGCGTTCCACGGGTGGCATGCTTATGGGATCGCACGGTTCGGGCAATAGAGCGAGCACAGGCCGAAGCCCCCCATGACTCTGAATTTCTTTTCATTACCTTTCTTGGAAAACCCTATTGTGCTCATGGCATAGGTTCAATCTGGCGTAAATTGCGAAAAAAGGCCGAGGTAGACCATGCTGTGAAATTCGAGCATATAAGGGATGCATGTCAAACTGCGGGTGTCGATGCCAACTGCACATTGGACGAGGTTCGATTCCTGTTAGGCCACAGGGTAGCTGGCGTGACGGACCACTACTTGAAAAGGCGACCTAACCTGACCCAAAAGGCATGTGAGGAAATAGAAAAATACTTTTTCGCTTAG